A stretch of Arctopsyche grandis isolate Sample6627 chromosome 9, ASM5162203v2, whole genome shotgun sequence DNA encodes these proteins:
- the Prp38 gene encoding pre-mRNA processing factor 38 gives MANRTVKDAKSIRGTNPQYLIEKIIRSRIYDSKYWKEECFALTSELLVDKAMELRYVGGVHGGHVRPAPFLCLLLKMLQIQPEKEIVVEFIKNEEFKYVRALGAFYMRLTGSSIDCYKYLEPLYNDNRKLRRQNRDARFELVHVDEFIDELLREERLCDIILPRVQKRFVLEENNELDPKVSALDDDLDEDIQSDEEAKDNHEWKENHKPLKTNDKPERTREKDRERRHRSREKERERRPERKEDKERKRERSRSRERQREKEREREREKRHRERERDRHHRPTNDRHEGDQRRRPRDRRY, from the exons ATGGCCAACCGAACTGTCAAAGACGCAAAATCAATCAGAGGGACAAATCCTCAATACCTGATCGAGAAAATCATAAGATCCCGCATATACGATTCCAAATATTGGAAAGAAGAATGCTTCGCTCTTACATCAGAACTATTAGTAGACAAAGCCATGGAATTGCGATACGTGGGAGGCGTACACGGAGGCCATGTTCGTCCGGCTCCGTTCCTCTGCCTCCTTCTGAAGATGCTCCAAATCCAGCCCGAGAAGGAGATCGTCGTCGAGTTCATAAAGAACGAAGAGTTCAAATACGTACGAGCACTGGGCGCGTTCTATATGCGCCTCACGGGCAGCTCGATAGACTGCTACAAGTATTTAGAGCCGCTGTACAATGATAATAGGAAGCTGCGGCGGCAGAATCGAGATGCCAGATTCGAACTAGTGCACGTGGACGAGTTCATCGACGAGCTGTTACGAGAGGAACGTCTCTGCGACATAATCCTGCCGAGGGTTCAGAAGAGGTTCGTACTAGAGGAGAACAACGAGCTAGATCCGAAGGTTTCGGCTTTGGACGACGACTTAGACGAGGATATACAATCCGATGAAGAAGCTAAGGATAATCACGAATGGAAGGAAAATCACAAACCGTTGAAGACTAATGATAAACCAGAACGGACGAGAGAAAAGGATAGGGAAAGAAGACACAg ATCCAGGGAGAAGGAAAGAGAGAGACGGCCCGAACGAAAGGAAGATAAAGAGCGTAAACGGGAGCGTTCTCGGAGCCGGGAAAGACAACGGGAAAAGGAGAGGGAGCGGGAAAGAGAGAAGAGGCACCGAGAAAGGGAACGCGACCGACACCACAGACCCACAAATGACAGACATGAAGGTGATCAAAGACGGCGACCAAGAGATAGAAGATATTGA
- the Mon1 gene encoding vacuolar fusion protein MON1 homolog, whose protein sequence is MGARGEHLPQPTLVTETDRPETETGSTSGRETMLVTTDSLEEFATEMSSSFTGRPDAGSIQQIQGHLLNGDETVPSAESATAPVQVGSARDRAQDINLSAALSSVSLEAVEDSSTDTEDYLHNPEWLGKDKHVFILSSAGKPIYSRYGNEDKLAGLCGVIQALVSVVNNSAMDTIRSIHTPSCLVVFLIKGPLILAAVSKLTDSETQLVLQLTYVFNQIVSVLTLTQLTRIFEQRRNYDLRRLLSGAERLIDHLLNFMEKDPSFLLGAVRCLPLAPSMRDNITNAIVSACSKIKDLVFAILIAGNQLVTLVRMKKYTLHPSDIHLVLNLVKSSESFKSAESWTPICLPKFDSSGFLHGHVSYLSDDCQACLLLLTVQRDAFFPLSQAKQTITEKLRRTNCLEAINDAVSGKKDLSTSKPLRHLGVPELRHFIYKCRTTAQLFTSDPVDSRSHRASQDDLDSDSVKVEPTKGKISSNKINLPNFLCADADSASIENCKLPDTNYLDAYRKVCGQMHRSARPVNLIYRLNSQSTILSWVSVGFELYMTFDPLVDKITAIGAVDRLLKWIKKEEDKIFITNAPTF, encoded by the exons ATGGGGGCGCGCGGCGAACACCTGCCGCAGCCGACGCTCGTCACGGAAACGGACCGACCGGAAACAGAGACCGGCAGCACTTCCGGTCGAGAGACGATGCTCGTGACCACGGATTCCCTCGAGGAGTTCGCCACGGAGATGAGTAGTAGTTTCACCGGGCGACCAGACGCGGGCAGCATCCAGCAGATTCAGGGACATTTGCTCAACGGAGACGAGACAGTTCCTTCTGCGGAGTCTGCAACTGCCCCCGTGCAAGTTGGCTCGGCCCGCGACAGAGCTCAAGAC ATCAATTTGTCTGCTGCTCTATCTAGTGTAAGTCTAGAAGCTGTCGAAGATTCTAGTACGGACACCGAGGACTATTTACACAACCCAGAGTGGCTAGGAAAAGATaaacatgtatttatattaagttcGGCTGGTAAGCCGATTTATTCTAG GTATGGTAATGAGGATAAGTTAGCGGGTCTGTGTGGAGTTATACAAGCGTTAGTAAGCGTAGTAAACAATTCTGCGATGGACACTATAAGATCGATTCACACTCCGTCTTGCTTAGTCGTATTTTTAATCAAGGGACCACTCATATTGGCCGCTGTTTCGAAACTAACCGACAGCGAAACCCAACTAGTGCTGCAATTGAC GTACGTTTTCAATCAGATCGTGTCGGTGCTGACCCTCACGCAGCTGACGCGCATCTTCGAACAGCGACGCAATTACGATCTGCGGAGACTGTTGTCCGGTGCCGAGAGGCTTATCGATCATCTGCTCAACTTCATGGAGAAGGATCCGTCTTTTTTGTTGGGCGCAGTTCG ATGTTTGCCCTTGGCGCCTAGTATGCGAGACAATATAACGAACGCCATTGTTTCTGCTTGTAGTAAAATAaag gaTTTAGTGTTTGCGATTTTAATTGCTGGCAATCAATTAGTAACGCTAGTGCGTATGAAGAAGTATACGTTACATCCGTCGGATATTCATTTAGTGCTGAATCTAGTTAAAAGCTCCGAGTCTTTCAAGTCTGCAGAAAGTTGGACGCCTATATGTTTACCAAAGTTTGATTCGag TGGATTTTTACATGGACATGTATCGTACTTATCTGATGACTGCCAAGCCTGTTTGCTGCTCTTGACCGTACAGCGAGACGCTTTCTTTCCACTTTCGCAGGCAAAGCAAACAATTACCGAG AAACTCCGTCGTACAAACTGCTTGGAAGCCATCAACGATGCAGTGTCTGGTAAAAAAGATCTATCGACGAGTAAACCGCTACGGCATCTCGGAGTACCCGAGTTGAGGCATTTCATTTACAAATGTCGGACTACAGCACAGTTGTTCACCTCCGACCCCGTCGATAGCAGATCGCACAGAGCGTCTCAAGACGATCTCGATTCCGACTCGGTGAAAGTCGAGCCTACGAAAGGGAAGATTTCGTCGAACAAGATCAATTTGCCGAATTTTCTATGTGCCGATGCAGACAGTGCCAGTATTGAAAATTGCAAGTTGCCCGACACGAATTACTTGGACGCTTATAGGAAAGTCTGCGGTCAGATGCACCGTTCGGCCAGGCCGGTAAATCTAATCTACAGGCTGAACTCTCAGAGCACTATTTTGTCTTGG GTGTCAGTAGGGTTCGAGCTGTACATGACGTTCGATCCGCTCGTGGATAAGATCACCGCCATAGGCGCCGTCGATAGACTTTTGAAGTGGATAAAAAAGGAAGAGGACAAAATTTTCATCACGAACGCTCCGACTTTTTAG